Proteins found in one Anaerobacillus alkaliphilus genomic segment:
- a CDS encoding alpha/beta hydrolase, producing METKRLWSEWLKREQRYELYQSGDQQEVDLLFVQDGDDYLQLGGIGELLQEYETAKRALAIILVPPGRSQERYDYYHPNGNQHEAYLSFFYQELLPEVEKNFSAQGKRIQKRGLLGDSLGGAVNLAIAAKQPNLWTHLLFQSAAFTNENFQQVENLMSKWSIYQMVGEKEDSFVSPITNEPLHILSNNRLMSDLLTNRGANVTYIEHNTDHLWDVWRQDLPRALSYFLYN from the coding sequence TTGGAAACAAAACGATTGTGGAGTGAATGGTTGAAGCGAGAGCAACGCTATGAACTTTATCAGAGTGGAGATCAACAAGAAGTAGATCTACTATTCGTTCAAGATGGTGATGACTATTTACAGCTTGGTGGCATAGGAGAACTTCTCCAAGAGTACGAAACAGCCAAACGTGCGTTAGCTATCATCTTGGTCCCGCCAGGAAGATCACAAGAACGATACGACTACTACCATCCAAATGGAAATCAGCACGAAGCGTATCTATCGTTTTTTTATCAAGAGTTACTACCAGAAGTTGAAAAAAATTTTTCGGCACAAGGAAAGCGCATACAAAAGCGAGGGTTACTCGGAGACTCGTTAGGAGGAGCGGTGAACTTAGCGATTGCTGCTAAACAACCAAATCTATGGACACATCTTCTTTTCCAATCTGCCGCTTTTACAAATGAGAATTTTCAACAGGTAGAGAACTTAATGTCTAAATGGAGCATCTATCAAATGGTAGGTGAAAAGGAAGACAGCTTTGTCTCACCAATCACGAATGAACCGTTGCATATCTTATCTAACAATCGCCTCATGAGTGACTTACTTACAAATCGAGGTGCAAATGTTACATATATAGAGCATAACACAGATCATTTATGGGATGTATGGCGACAGGATTTACCTAGAGCCTTATCATATTTTTTATACAATTAG
- the manA gene encoding mannose-6-phosphate isomerase, class I yields MEPIFLEPVFKERIWGGTKLRDEFNYEIPSEHTGECWGISAHPHGQSIVKAGTYKGMTLGELWSEKPELFSFFKATAFPLLTKILDARTDLSVQVHPDDEYGRNYENGELGKTECWYIIDCEPGAEIIFGHHAQTKQEFINMIENGNWDQLLRRVPVAKGDFFYVPSGTIHAIGAGVMILETQQSSDTTYRVYDYDRLDQDGNKRELHLEKAIDVSTIPHQEQQQKITSEELEGGTVTTFAKTEYFSVYKWDVNSAMQQEITEPFLICSVISGEGELVVGDNSYTLQKGDHFLLPGSLKNFKVKGKLSIIVSHP; encoded by the coding sequence ATGGAACCTATCTTTTTAGAACCTGTTTTCAAAGAGCGTATTTGGGGTGGAACGAAATTACGAGACGAATTTAACTATGAAATTCCTAGTGAGCATACAGGCGAGTGTTGGGGAATTTCAGCTCATCCTCATGGCCAGAGTATTGTCAAAGCTGGCACCTATAAGGGGATGACTTTAGGCGAGCTTTGGAGCGAGAAGCCGGAACTTTTTAGCTTTTTCAAAGCAACCGCCTTTCCGCTGCTCACCAAAATCCTTGATGCAAGAACAGATCTCTCCGTTCAAGTTCATCCAGACGATGAGTACGGGAGAAACTATGAAAATGGTGAACTTGGAAAAACGGAATGCTGGTATATCATAGACTGTGAGCCAGGTGCGGAAATCATCTTTGGTCACCATGCGCAAACAAAACAAGAGTTTATCAACATGATTGAAAACGGAAATTGGGATCAACTCCTGCGAAGAGTTCCTGTAGCAAAAGGAGATTTCTTCTATGTCCCGAGTGGAACGATTCATGCCATCGGAGCTGGAGTGATGATACTCGAAACACAACAAAGCTCAGACACTACATACCGGGTCTATGATTATGATCGACTTGATCAAGACGGCAATAAGCGTGAATTGCATTTAGAAAAGGCGATTGATGTTTCTACCATTCCTCATCAAGAACAACAACAAAAAATCACGAGCGAGGAACTCGAAGGAGGAACAGTGACCACCTTTGCCAAAACTGAATATTTTTCAGTTTATAAATGGGATGTAAACTCTGCGATGCAACAGGAAATCACTGAGCCGTTTCTCATCTGCAGTGTCATTTCCGGGGAGGGAGAGTTAGTCGTTGGTGATAACAGCTACACGCTTCAAAAAGGAGACCATTTCCTGTTGCCAGGGTCTTTAAAAAATTTTAAAGTAAAAGGAAAGCTCTCCATCATTGTTTCACATCCATAA
- a CDS encoding ABC transporter substrate-binding protein translates to MLKTRKFLLALAVMMLMVFAAACSSDNANTEKETENNNTEQPAPTEEVVETKDPVEIEFWTMQLSPTFDDYINGVIADFESENPHITVKWVDVPWGDMETKILASVASKTAPDVANLNPQFASKLAELDALVNMDEMVPADIRSLYFEGVWNSNKFDGKTFGIPWYLSSQVTMYNTKMFEEAGLDPEKAPKTFDELAEVAKAIKENTGKFAFFPALDGSHFLEALVMKGVELTNADQTKAMFNTPDGIAAFQYYVDLYTNALIPREVLTEGHGKAVDMYQAGQIAILASGPQFLNIVAENAPDILEATKTSTQITGKTGKKNTAAMNLVVPKQSEHQEEAVLFSLFITNAENQVTFDKIVPILPSIETALDDPFFNELPADPTPIDKARLVSASQLRDSEVLIPPMANFEDLRRAMNEALHAAMLGQMTAEEAVKQAEEKWNSILSK, encoded by the coding sequence ATGTTAAAGACAAGAAAGTTTTTGCTTGCATTGGCAGTTATGATGTTGATGGTATTTGCTGCTGCTTGTAGTAGTGACAATGCTAACACAGAAAAAGAAACAGAGAACAATAACACGGAACAACCAGCACCTACTGAAGAGGTAGTTGAAACAAAAGATCCAGTGGAAATCGAGTTTTGGACGATGCAATTGTCACCAACATTTGATGACTACATTAACGGTGTAATCGCTGATTTTGAATCTGAAAACCCTCATATTACAGTAAAATGGGTAGACGTTCCTTGGGGTGACATGGAAACAAAAATCCTTGCATCAGTTGCTTCAAAAACAGCTCCAGACGTAGCTAACTTAAACCCTCAGTTCGCTTCTAAGCTTGCTGAACTTGATGCTCTAGTAAACATGGATGAAATGGTTCCTGCTGACATCCGCTCATTATATTTTGAAGGAGTTTGGAACTCAAACAAATTCGATGGAAAAACATTCGGTATTCCTTGGTACTTATCTTCACAAGTTACAATGTACAATACAAAAATGTTTGAAGAAGCAGGTTTAGATCCTGAAAAAGCTCCAAAAACGTTTGACGAGTTAGCAGAAGTTGCAAAAGCAATTAAAGAAAATACAGGTAAATTTGCGTTCTTCCCAGCGTTAGACGGAAGTCACTTCCTTGAAGCGCTTGTGATGAAAGGTGTAGAATTAACGAACGCTGATCAAACAAAAGCAATGTTCAATACGCCAGACGGTATTGCAGCATTCCAATATTATGTTGATCTTTATACAAACGCTTTAATTCCACGTGAAGTTTTAACTGAAGGTCATGGGAAAGCAGTTGATATGTATCAAGCAGGTCAAATCGCAATCTTAGCTTCTGGTCCACAATTCTTAAATATCGTTGCTGAAAATGCTCCTGATATTTTAGAAGCGACAAAAACTTCAACACAAATCACAGGTAAAACTGGCAAGAAAAATACAGCAGCTATGAACTTAGTTGTACCTAAGCAAAGTGAACACCAAGAAGAAGCAGTTCTATTCTCATTATTTATCACAAATGCTGAGAACCAAGTAACATTCGACAAGATTGTTCCGATCTTACCGTCAATTGAAACTGCATTAGATGACCCGTTCTTTAACGAGCTTCCTGCAGATCCAACTCCAATTGATAAAGCGCGTTTAGTTTCTGCTAGCCAATTACGTGATAGTGAAGTGTTAATACCTCCAATGGCTAACTTCGAAGATCTACGTAGAGCTATGAACGAAGCATTACATGCTGCAATGCTTGGACAAATGACAGCTGAAGAAGCTGTGAAGCAAGCAGAAGAGAAATGGAATAGTATCTTATCTAAATAA
- a CDS encoding MurR/RpiR family transcriptional regulator, which produces MTDIQVPQSNSKLAGMISSYYPSLTKSEQKVASIVLQQMEKVIYYSVTDLADAAEVGDATVLRFCRKIGLKGYQEFKLAIAKDLTVTSQEDENGNGKPTSLPMSIAQYTKNAIDETINFLDEAVLEKIIQLLDQAKSVHFFGVGTSGITALDAKNRFLRIGRRVDAIIDPHIQAMTAATLGHGDIVVGMSVSGSTKDTIDALELAKENGATVVAITFYARSPITKTADFVLISGGKESPLEGGSLAAKISQLFIIDILCTGLALRDKNFSLDMKQKTAQAVVGKIY; this is translated from the coding sequence ATGACAGATATTCAAGTGCCGCAATCCAATAGTAAATTAGCCGGTATGATTAGTAGCTATTATCCGTCTTTAACAAAGTCGGAACAAAAGGTTGCAAGCATCGTTTTGCAACAGATGGAAAAAGTGATCTATTACTCCGTAACAGATTTGGCAGATGCTGCTGAAGTAGGAGATGCAACAGTTTTACGTTTTTGTCGAAAAATTGGCTTGAAAGGCTATCAAGAGTTTAAACTAGCGATTGCCAAAGATTTAACAGTAACGTCACAGGAAGATGAAAACGGCAATGGAAAGCCGACGAGCTTACCAATGTCGATCGCACAATATACGAAAAATGCCATCGATGAGACGATTAATTTTCTAGATGAAGCAGTCTTGGAAAAAATTATTCAATTATTAGATCAAGCTAAATCGGTCCATTTCTTTGGGGTGGGAACTTCAGGGATTACGGCGTTAGATGCCAAAAATCGTTTTTTACGAATTGGTCGTAGGGTTGATGCGATTATTGATCCGCATATTCAAGCGATGACAGCTGCGACGTTAGGCCACGGTGATATCGTTGTCGGAATGAGTGTGTCAGGAAGCACAAAAGACACGATCGATGCGCTTGAGTTAGCAAAAGAAAACGGTGCGACGGTTGTGGCGATTACGTTTTATGCTCGATCACCCATTACAAAAACAGCTGATTTCGTTTTAATTAGTGGAGGCAAAGAGTCACCGTTAGAAGGCGGTTCACTTGCAGCAAAAATTTCTCAGTTATTTATCATTGATATCTTATGTACTGGCCTCGCTCTAAGAGATAAGAACTTCTCCCTTGATATGAAACAAAAAACAGCTCAAGCAGTAGTCGGAAAAATTTATTAA
- a CDS encoding N-acetylmannosamine-6-phosphate 2-epimerase has protein sequence MVVLYLKSGADFFQKIKGKLIVSSQALENEPLYGSEIMAKMARAAAVGGAVAIRANGADDIAAIKQEVDLPIVGLVKRDYLNSDVYITATKKEVDELLEVGVTVVALDATFQDRPNGESLETLIRYLKSQGQLVMADISTLEEGKLAAKLGADCVSTTLSGYTTYSRQLEGPDFELIEELTRELKIPVIAEGRISTPEQARIALEKGAYAVVVGSAITRPQLITESFVKMITKVERRV, from the coding sequence ATGGTGGTGCTTTATTTGAAAAGTGGAGCTGATTTTTTTCAAAAGATAAAGGGGAAGCTAATTGTTTCTTCGCAGGCCTTGGAAAATGAGCCGCTTTATGGTTCTGAGATAATGGCAAAAATGGCACGTGCAGCTGCCGTTGGTGGTGCTGTCGCAATTAGGGCAAATGGGGCAGATGACATCGCTGCAATTAAACAAGAAGTAGATTTACCGATTGTAGGATTAGTAAAAAGGGATTATCTTAATAGTGACGTATATATAACAGCAACGAAGAAAGAAGTAGATGAGTTGCTTGAAGTTGGTGTGACAGTAGTAGCTTTAGATGCAACCTTTCAAGATCGTCCGAATGGAGAGTCATTAGAAACTCTCATTCGATATTTGAAGAGTCAAGGTCAATTAGTAATGGCTGACATTTCAACACTTGAGGAAGGGAAACTAGCAGCAAAGCTTGGCGCTGACTGTGTCTCAACAACATTGTCAGGGTACACGACATACTCAAGACAGCTAGAAGGTCCTGACTTTGAACTGATCGAAGAATTGACGCGAGAATTGAAAATTCCTGTGATTGCTGAAGGGCGCATTTCGACCCCTGAACAAGCGAGGATAGCGTTAGAAAAAGGTGCTTATGCAGTTGTCGTTGGTTCAGCGATTACAAGGCCGCAGCTTATTACTGAAAGCTTCGTAAAAATGATCACGAAGGTAGAGAGAAGGGTGTAA
- a CDS encoding family 10 glycosylhydrolase, which yields MISRKFRKMINIMIIFVMMVGYLPMNATAEEFDEAEAEEQVEEVAITETLQAHVYQADGETIAYSLNLDLVNPDARQAGKFTLYTWEKGLHTKTEGYGVAVAIENGVVTQVIDGRNVVQDSMMIPGKGFVLYAWEPSTSAENPRGVLKDHFQVGKKVSLEGYEIPNLPEKAVVAATKEVIEVTGVNVARTENNAVVYTREHGSKTGTGDWGIEVVVSKNKVIEIVNGINHQFNNANIPVDGYVLSVRNADLRTKLLANFKVGDEIRLHGVTIPEVKEEKGVLLQNGTLIEVGQINGTRPAGTVVLYDAKHGLTTGTGDWGVEVVVENGVVKEVINALTNDTSRKNNAHIPINGYVLSAIDPSGSTTLRNQLANSFKVGDKVELLNIELPKPYGVVTPNNKRSLLSGVNVNRDADTLVLYTAAFGMTTKTGNWGVEVIVQDGIVTEIVNGATSEGNRNNSAIPINGYVLSAHGTKRAVLTDNFKVGDEVKLEGITLPPSVAAISNGENRVIITDNNRNRNADELILYTSDFGLTTGTGPWGVEIVVDGGEVIQVVNGLEGDHSNNAVIPMNGYVLSAIDRSGSMQLRNQLLNHFKVGDKVELQGFVYDPRTELTKVANAIDPTPENNPGGAIYDGYRGPNQLIVYTPQYGKKTTGTNIYGTEIVVVDGYIVDKGGYNKEIPENGFVVSGHGVARDWLNQNTVVGAKVEYDRETKEVKIIVDGEVYLRIAQIAYEEAKVSFDNAVTKFYDIDEAKAEAALEVVKQKLDHAKSVVETDELTGINLAREANVLAQKAYYLTIESIPVEGRGVWHRPMEKTLADVQKTLDKFQQANINLLYLETFYHGYVIYPSEVAEQRPEFAGVDILQMFIDEAKKRDIEVHLWVENFYVGHTTFTPNSPILAKNPHWEALNTKLERPSTREVGYIFMNPAHPEVRDFLSELYQEMITKYDVPGLQLDYIRYPNGGFGNDYSYDDYSRNVFKEEYGMDPLEIPSRDHEMKKKWDQWRQNNITTFVERIHRELKEINPDVALSTAIFPQVSDAINGKMQDWPLWVEKGYLDVIAPMAYYTSPQQVKDDVTFMHNLMENKTVNYAGIAPYLKLTPKDIVQQVIGVREAGAHGVVMFDSKSFFDDMLNALSDGPFRTKAIVPDTDVQKSVERMLENIQTKMETIYVARDAMTASEHEAVEKALAELLSVTDYTIDSELKKLEGKFQKLISEVGSLVANQEVTKRIQEDLEYTLYLVTYKRWNAFGQEPNQQDPGTNPPPVYNPTPSVKIEFSQADIQSRVKEGKVSLKVGNSVILPGNVGTLAEIVELENEFVKLEIPKEVLVSLGKLADGKIELSLEKVAKDSLKLSKEKHVTTKVAGDAVTLELFVKGQNGQTHKLTSFEKPVKITLAVDPNAKKKFVGVYYLGKDGSLEYQRGNIVEGTITATVSHFSTFAVLEYERVYTDVPTTHWAFQVIQELSAKHVVKGINDDQFAPTRNVTRAEFAALLVRALGLPEAKEAVSFADVAQTKWYSKEISAASAAGIVKGKGENKFAPEDLITREEMAVMIVRAYEYKTGKKAVASGAVSFNDAANVSSWAKEYVAIAAKLSLIQGNDGKFRPTEHANRAESAQVIFNLLQ from the coding sequence TTGATTAGTAGGAAATTTAGAAAGATGATTAATATCATGATTATTTTCGTCATGATGGTAGGGTATCTCCCTATGAATGCAACTGCCGAAGAGTTTGATGAGGCAGAAGCCGAGGAGCAAGTCGAGGAAGTTGCGATTACTGAAACATTGCAAGCGCATGTGTATCAAGCAGACGGTGAAACAATTGCCTATTCTTTAAATCTTGACCTAGTAAACCCTGACGCACGTCAAGCGGGGAAGTTTACCCTGTACACATGGGAAAAGGGCTTACATACGAAAACAGAAGGTTATGGTGTGGCCGTAGCCATTGAAAATGGTGTTGTCACTCAAGTGATTGATGGTAGAAACGTTGTCCAGGATAGCATGATGATCCCTGGAAAAGGGTTTGTCTTATATGCGTGGGAGCCTTCAACTAGCGCCGAAAATCCTCGTGGCGTCCTTAAAGATCATTTTCAAGTTGGAAAAAAAGTTAGTTTGGAAGGATACGAGATTCCGAACTTACCAGAAAAAGCAGTGGTTGCTGCAACAAAAGAAGTGATTGAAGTAACAGGTGTCAACGTAGCAAGGACCGAGAATAATGCGGTTGTTTACACACGCGAGCACGGTTCAAAGACCGGTACTGGCGATTGGGGCATTGAAGTTGTAGTTTCGAAAAATAAAGTAATTGAAATTGTCAACGGGATTAATCACCAGTTTAACAATGCGAATATTCCGGTTGATGGGTACGTGTTGTCAGTAAGAAATGCAGATCTACGCACGAAGTTGTTAGCCAATTTTAAAGTGGGCGATGAAATTCGTCTTCACGGTGTAACAATCCCTGAAGTGAAGGAAGAAAAAGGTGTTTTGTTACAAAACGGAACGTTAATCGAGGTTGGTCAGATTAACGGGACCAGGCCTGCTGGTACAGTTGTTCTCTACGATGCAAAACATGGTTTAACGACTGGTACTGGTGACTGGGGTGTTGAGGTTGTTGTTGAGAATGGTGTTGTGAAAGAAGTAATCAACGCTTTAACAAACGACACGAGCCGTAAAAATAATGCTCATATCCCGATTAATGGCTATGTGTTATCAGCCATTGATCCATCAGGCTCAACTACACTAAGAAATCAGTTAGCCAATAGCTTTAAAGTAGGAGACAAGGTTGAGTTACTAAACATTGAACTACCAAAACCCTATGGTGTCGTAACACCAAACAACAAACGTTCATTGTTATCAGGCGTTAACGTAAACCGCGATGCTGATACGTTAGTTCTTTATACTGCAGCGTTTGGAATGACGACAAAAACAGGAAACTGGGGCGTTGAAGTCATTGTCCAAGACGGCATTGTGACGGAAATTGTGAACGGGGCAACGAGTGAAGGAAACCGAAACAATTCAGCCATTCCAATTAACGGCTATGTTTTATCTGCCCATGGTACAAAACGTGCTGTCTTAACAGACAATTTTAAAGTAGGGGACGAAGTAAAACTAGAAGGTATTACACTACCACCTAGTGTTGCAGCCATCTCGAACGGTGAAAACCGTGTCATTATTACAGACAACAACCGGAACAGAAATGCAGACGAATTAATTTTATACACCTCTGATTTTGGATTAACAACAGGAACAGGCCCTTGGGGTGTGGAGATTGTTGTTGATGGTGGAGAAGTCATTCAAGTAGTAAATGGACTTGAGGGTGACCATAGCAATAACGCAGTCATTCCTATGAATGGATACGTTTTATCAGCGATTGATCGATCAGGTTCAATGCAGCTGCGTAATCAGCTACTGAACCATTTCAAAGTCGGTGATAAGGTCGAATTACAAGGCTTTGTTTACGATCCACGTACAGAGCTAACAAAAGTAGCTAACGCGATTGATCCAACACCAGAAAACAATCCTGGTGGAGCAATTTATGATGGGTACCGTGGCCCTAATCAATTGATCGTTTACACACCACAATACGGAAAAAAGACAACAGGAACGAACATTTATGGAACAGAAATCGTTGTTGTTGATGGCTATATAGTTGATAAAGGTGGCTACAACAAGGAAATTCCAGAGAACGGATTTGTTGTCTCAGGTCATGGGGTCGCTCGTGATTGGTTAAATCAAAATACCGTTGTTGGAGCAAAAGTCGAGTACGATCGTGAGACGAAGGAAGTCAAAATCATCGTTGATGGTGAAGTGTACCTTCGAATTGCCCAGATTGCCTATGAAGAAGCAAAAGTAAGCTTCGACAATGCCGTAACAAAATTTTACGATATTGATGAAGCGAAGGCAGAAGCAGCATTAGAGGTAGTAAAACAAAAGCTAGATCATGCTAAATCAGTGGTGGAAACAGATGAGTTAACCGGGATTAACTTAGCTCGTGAAGCGAATGTGTTAGCACAAAAAGCGTATTACTTAACGATTGAGTCAATTCCAGTTGAAGGTCGTGGTGTCTGGCACCGTCCGATGGAAAAAACATTGGCTGATGTACAAAAGACACTCGATAAGTTCCAACAGGCCAACATTAACTTGCTTTACTTAGAGACGTTCTACCACGGATATGTCATTTATCCGAGTGAAGTAGCTGAGCAGCGTCCAGAGTTTGCTGGTGTCGACATTCTGCAAATGTTTATTGATGAAGCTAAAAAACGTGACATTGAAGTTCACCTATGGGTCGAAAACTTCTATGTAGGTCACACAACGTTTACACCAAATTCGCCTATTTTAGCGAAAAATCCTCATTGGGAAGCATTAAACACGAAGTTAGAACGTCCGTCTACAAGAGAGGTTGGCTATATCTTCATGAATCCAGCTCACCCTGAGGTTCGTGACTTCTTATCAGAGCTTTATCAAGAAATGATCACGAAATATGATGTTCCAGGACTTCAGTTAGACTATATCCGTTACCCGAACGGTGGGTTTGGCAACGACTATAGCTATGATGACTATAGCCGTAACGTATTTAAAGAAGAGTATGGGATGGATCCGTTAGAAATCCCTAGCCGAGATCATGAAATGAAAAAGAAATGGGACCAATGGAGACAAAATAATATTACGACGTTCGTTGAGCGTATTCACCGCGAGTTAAAAGAAATTAACCCAGATGTCGCGTTGTCGACGGCAATTTTTCCACAAGTAAGTGATGCGATAAACGGGAAAATGCAAGATTGGCCATTATGGGTTGAAAAAGGGTATTTAGATGTTATCGCGCCAATGGCTTACTACACAAGCCCGCAGCAAGTAAAAGATGATGTAACGTTCATGCACAACTTGATGGAAAATAAAACCGTCAACTATGCAGGTATCGCTCCATACTTAAAGCTAACGCCAAAGGATATTGTTCAACAGGTGATTGGTGTACGTGAAGCAGGGGCCCATGGTGTTGTGATGTTTGACTCGAAAAGCTTCTTCGACGATATGTTAAACGCTTTAAGCGATGGACCATTTCGAACAAAAGCTATTGTTCCTGATACGGATGTTCAAAAATCAGTGGAGCGAATGTTAGAAAACATCCAGACAAAAATGGAGACGATCTATGTTGCAAGAGATGCAATGACAGCTAGTGAGCATGAAGCAGTTGAAAAAGCGCTAGCAGAGCTTCTTTCAGTAACAGATTACACGATTGATAGTGAGCTGAAAAAACTAGAAGGAAAGTTTCAGAAGCTGATTAGCGAAGTTGGTAGTTTAGTTGCCAATCAAGAAGTAACAAAACGAATTCAAGAAGATTTAGAGTATACGTTGTACTTAGTCACGTATAAGCGTTGGAATGCCTTTGGTCAAGAGCCAAACCAACAAGATCCAGGTACTAACCCACCGCCAGTGTACAATCCGACTCCTTCTGTAAAAATAGAGTTTTCACAAGCTGACATTCAAAGTCGTGTAAAAGAAGGTAAAGTTAGCTTGAAAGTTGGAAATTCTGTCATTTTACCGGGGAACGTTGGAACTCTTGCGGAAATAGTTGAGTTAGAAAATGAGTTTGTAAAGCTTGAAATTCCTAAAGAGGTACTTGTTTCACTTGGAAAATTAGCTGATGGGAAAATTGAGCTTTCATTAGAAAAAGTAGCGAAAGATAGCCTCAAGCTTTCAAAAGAGAAACATGTAACGACAAAAGTAGCTGGCGATGCAGTTACGCTTGAGTTATTTGTAAAAGGACAAAACGGTCAAACTCATAAGCTTACAAGCTTTGAAAAGCCAGTAAAAATAACACTTGCTGTTGATCCAAATGCGAAGAAAAAATTCGTTGGTGTTTATTATCTAGGAAAAGACGGTTCGTTGGAGTACCAACGTGGGAACATCGTAGAAGGCACCATCACGGCTACTGTCTCTCACTTTAGTACATTTGCTGTCTTAGAATACGAAAGAGTTTATACTGATGTCCCAACGACTCACTGGGCATTCCAAGTTATTCAGGAGTTATCAGCCAAGCATGTGGTCAAAGGGATTAATGATGATCAGTTTGCACCTACACGCAATGTCACAAGAGCGGAGTTTGCAGCACTTCTTGTGAGAGCTCTTGGGTTACCTGAAGCTAAAGAGGCCGTTTCGTTTGCTGATGTTGCTCAAACGAAGTGGTATAGCAAAGAAATAAGTGCCGCCTCAGCAGCTGGAATTGTCAAAGGTAAAGGCGAGAACAAATTTGCTCCAGAAGACTTAATTACTCGCGAAGAAATGGCAGTCATGATTGTTCGCGCGTATGAGTATAAAACAGGAAAGAAAGCAGTAGCGAGCGGAGCCGTTTCCTTTAATGATGCTGCTAATGTAAGTTCATGGGCGAAGGAGTACGTAGCTATCGCAGCTAAACTAAGCTTAATTCAAGGCAATGATGGAAAGTTCCGTCCAACGGAACATGCCAATCGTGCAGAGAGTGCCCAAGTGATTTTCAACTTATTACAGTAA
- a CDS encoding NUDIX hydrolase: MKNHRQWNVEKKEVVSVDRFEVIIEEGKIGDETPFHFSYVTFDEGVCILPITDDNQIVCLQQYRHALNEFEWELPAGRLEPMRDSLDMAKQELQEETGFVASKWRSLGYFYPSPGSTNEKIHLFLAEGLVQGQEAHEATEQIDVHILSRSELLEMVSSGSFRHGAGLAAVARYLAGNTGK, encoded by the coding sequence ATGAAAAATCATCGCCAGTGGAACGTGGAAAAGAAAGAAGTAGTGAGTGTCGATCGATTTGAGGTCATTATCGAGGAAGGAAAAATTGGAGATGAAACACCCTTTCATTTTTCCTATGTTACCTTTGATGAGGGGGTTTGTATCCTACCTATCACAGACGATAACCAAATCGTCTGTTTGCAGCAATACCGTCACGCATTGAACGAATTTGAGTGGGAACTACCAGCCGGGAGATTAGAGCCGATGCGTGATTCTCTGGATATGGCTAAGCAAGAGCTGCAGGAAGAGACTGGTTTTGTCGCTAGTAAGTGGCGATCACTCGGTTATTTCTATCCATCCCCCGGCTCTACCAATGAAAAAATACATTTATTTCTCGCTGAAGGGTTAGTACAAGGCCAAGAAGCACATGAAGCAACCGAACAAATTGATGTTCATATCCTCTCACGGTCTGAACTCCTCGAAATGGTTTCCAGCGGTTCCTTTCGCCACGGAGCCGGGCTAGCCGCAGTTGCTCGCTATCTCGCAGGAAACACGGGCAAATAA
- a CDS encoding ROK family protein, protein MKKVIGIDVGGTGVKGSVITETGEVLTSQRIATDVSKGREGILSCIYSVIDRLLSADIVAIGIGSAGRINVHTGEVVYATANLPGWQGVNLKQELEKSYQLPVVVENDANAALLGELWQGAVANDDTLTSVTMLTLGTGVGGANSLHKQIINGGHYQGGEWGHVIFIPNGRPCNCGMKGCLEQYLSGTALVTMTNKATNRTYLHGKEIFEEYASGDLQLAPIIDTYIDHLALAIYNVSITFDPTAVIIGGGVIDSKEIWWQLLLDKLVNYHVHLQVFPAELGNDAGMLGAAKLAFDHVKEGGN, encoded by the coding sequence ATGAAGAAGGTAATTGGTATTGATGTGGGTGGTACGGGGGTAAAGGGAAGTGTCATTACAGAAACAGGTGAGGTACTTACATCTCAAAGGATAGCGACAGACGTTTCAAAAGGAAGAGAGGGTATCTTAAGCTGTATATACTCAGTTATTGACCGTCTCCTCTCTGCTGACATAGTCGCCATTGGGATTGGCTCGGCTGGAAGAATAAACGTCCACACAGGTGAAGTCGTCTATGCGACAGCTAACCTACCTGGTTGGCAGGGTGTGAACTTAAAACAAGAGCTTGAAAAGAGCTATCAGCTACCAGTAGTTGTGGAAAATGACGCGAACGCCGCTTTACTTGGTGAGTTATGGCAAGGAGCTGTTGCCAATGACGATACCCTCACATCGGTAACGATGCTAACACTTGGCACAGGTGTTGGCGGTGCGAACTCACTACATAAACAAATTATCAATGGTGGTCATTACCAAGGGGGCGAATGGGGACATGTGATCTTTATTCCGAATGGGCGCCCCTGTAATTGTGGGATGAAAGGCTGTCTAGAACAATACCTTTCAGGAACAGCCCTCGTGACGATGACTAACAAAGCAACAAATCGTACCTATCTACACGGAAAAGAAATCTTTGAGGAGTACGCCTCTGGTGATCTCCAACTTGCCCCGATCATCGATACCTATATCGATCACCTCGCACTAGCCATCTATAATGTTTCAATAACGTTTGATCCAACGGCAGTCATTATTGGTGGTGGGGTCATTGACTCTAAAGAGATTTGGTGGCAGTTGCTTCTCGATAAACTAGTAAACTATCACGTTCATTTGCAAGTTTTCCCTGCCGAGCTAGGTAATGATGCAGGGATGTTGGGAGCTGCTAAGCTCGCGTTCGACCATGTGAAAGAAGGAGGGAACTAA